CGACTTGTTGGGAAAGCAAACGCTCGTCCGCGACGGCGTACTCCCTGCCGAGGCCCTCTTCCGTCACCCGGGATTCTGCCGCCCGTTTCATCAAGCGGCTCCGGCCGAACCCGAGCAGTTCCTGCAACTGTACGCCGCCGACGTCGCGCGGGCCGAGGACGGCTCGTGGTGGGTGCTCGGCGATCGCACCGAGAGCCCCTCCGGCGCCGGGTTCGTCATCGAGAATCGGGTCGTCGTCTCGCGGATGTTGCCCGAGGCGTTTCGCTCGATGTACGTCCATCGGCTCGCCCCGTTTTTCATCGCGGTGCAGGATCGGCTGCGCGAGCGAGCGCATACGCACCGCGACAATCCGCGGATCGTTTACCTCAGCCAGGGGCCGCGGGACCCCGATTTCTTCGAGGACGCCTACCTGGCCCGCTACCTCGGCTATACGTTGGTCGAGGGCGCCGACTTGGCGGTCCGCAACAGCCGCGTCTGGCTCAAGACGCTCGAAGGGCTCTCGCCGGTCGACGTCATCCTGCGGCGTCCCAACAGCGTCGCCTGCGACCCGCTCGAACTGGGGGGCCAATCCGAGCTCGGGGCCGCCGGGCTGCTCCACGCGGTCCGCTCGGGCAATCTGTCGATTTTGAATCCGTTGGGCAGCGGGCTGGTCGAGTCCGCCGTCTTCATGGCGTTCATGCCCCGCTTGGCCCAGGCCTTGCTCAAGGAGCCGCTCAAGTTGCCCGGCGTCGCCACGTGGTGGTGCGGCGAGCCGGAGTCGCTCGCCTACGTCCTGGCCAATCTTGACCGCCTGCGCGTGAAGCACGCCTATCGCCGTCGCGGGCAGGACAACACCTTGGGCCGCGAACTGGGGGAACTCTCGCGGGACGAGCTCGTCGCTCGAATCAAGGACCGCCCGTACGACTACGTCGGCCAGGAGAGCGTCCACCGCTCGACCGCCCCGGCGTGGAACGGCGAAGCCCCGCGCCCGGTGCATGTCGTCGTGCGGGCGTTTGCGGTCGCTGACGGCAAGTCGTTCCAGGTCCTCGATGGGGGGCTCGCGCGCACCTCGCCGACGACCCCCGCTCCGTCGAATCGGCAACCCGCGATCGAAGGCAGCAAGGATCTGTGGATCGTCGGCAATGAAAAGGTCGAGCCGATCACGCTCATGGCTCATCACGACCGGCCGATCGCGCTCTGCCGCAGCGGGTCGGAGATTCCCAGCCGCGTGGCCGACAACATCTACTGGCTCGGCCGGCACATCGAACGGGCCGATGCTGGGGCCCGCCTGCTGCGCACGATTGCGCTGCGGCTCAGCAGCGAACTGGCGACCCCCTCGCTGGCCGCGATGCCCCCGTTGTGGCGGGCCTTGGCCGAGCAAGGTCAGATTGAACCCGGTTTCGTTTTGGAGGGGCTCCGCCAACGCCTGCCGAATCTCGAACATGCCTTGCCGCGGATGGTCTATGACGCGGCCCAGGGGGGCTCGCTCGCGGGGGTGGTCGCCGAAGCCGCTCGGCTCGCCGCCCAGGTTCGCGACCGGATCTCGATGGACGCCTGGCGCGTCGTCAAGCGGATGCAGCGGCAATTCGAACGCGTCGACCCCGCCGCAGTCGATTGGACGACCCTGCTGAACCTGTCGAACGAAATCCTCGTCGACGTCGCCGCCCTGGGGGGCATGGTCATGGAAAGCATGACCCGCACCCAGTTGTTCCGATTCCTCGACATCGGCCGTCGCTTGGAACGCGCGTTGCAGGTGACGACGCTGCTGCGGTGCTGCTTCGTCGGCGACGAAGCGACCTCGGCCGAACTGCTCGAGTCCGTCCTCGAGATCGGCGACAGCATTATGACGTACCGTTCGCGGTATCTTGCCAATTTCCAGTTGGCGCCGGTGCTCGACCTGCTGCTGACCGACGAAACGAATCCGCGCAGCGTCGCGTACCAACTTGCCGCCCTGGAGAATCATGCCGGGCAGCTTCCCCGCGACCGGCGTCGCCCCCAGCTCGACGACGACCAACAATTGATTATGTCGATGGTGCACGCCGTACGGATGTCCGACGTCGAGGAGATGAGCGAGCAACGCTGCCTCGGGCAGGGCGCCGCGCTGGCCGGGTTGCTCGAGGGCTTGGAACGCGACCTCCCGCAGCTCAGCGATGCGATCGCGTTTCG
The window above is part of the Pirellulales bacterium genome. Proteins encoded here:
- a CDS encoding circularly permuted type 2 ATP-grasp protein, translating into MSPGASPAAPSRSLLDAPYGPLPTGYDEALGPDGAYRPRWREFAEQLAKVGAPDFKRRWAESQRLIYENGLAYSAYGDPVSNARPWQLDPLPLIVPIDEWQVLAEGLAQRAALLRLTLADLLGKQTLVRDGVLPAEALFRHPGFCRPFHQAAPAEPEQFLQLYAADVARAEDGSWWVLGDRTESPSGAGFVIENRVVVSRMLPEAFRSMYVHRLAPFFIAVQDRLRERAHTHRDNPRIVYLSQGPRDPDFFEDAYLARYLGYTLVEGADLAVRNSRVWLKTLEGLSPVDVILRRPNSVACDPLELGGQSELGAAGLLHAVRSGNLSILNPLGSGLVESAVFMAFMPRLAQALLKEPLKLPGVATWWCGEPESLAYVLANLDRLRVKHAYRRRGQDNTLGRELGELSRDELVARIKDRPYDYVGQESVHRSTAPAWNGEAPRPVHVVVRAFAVADGKSFQVLDGGLARTSPTTPAPSNRQPAIEGSKDLWIVGNEKVEPITLMAHHDRPIALCRSGSEIPSRVADNIYWLGRHIERADAGARLLRTIALRLSSELATPSLAAMPPLWRALAEQGQIEPGFVLEGLRQRLPNLEHALPRMVYDAAQGGSLAGVVAEAARLAAQVRDRISMDAWRVVKRMQRQFERVDPAAVDWTTLLNLSNEILVDVAALGGMVMESMTRTQLFRFLDIGRRLERALQVTTLLRCCFVGDEATSAELLESVLEIGDSIMTYRSRYLANFQLAPVLDLLLTDETNPRSVAYQLAALENHAGQLPRDRRRPQLDDDQQLIMSMVHAVRMSDVEEMSEQRCLGQGAALAGLLEGLERDLPQLSDAIAFRYLVLAGPATQIATIHPGE